Proteins found in one Neofelis nebulosa isolate mNeoNeb1 chromosome 3, mNeoNeb1.pri, whole genome shotgun sequence genomic segment:
- the SCRG1 gene encoding scrapie-responsive protein 1 — protein sequence MKLIVLAVTVGLTLLLGVQAMPANRLSCYRKILQDRNCHNLPEGVADLTKMDVNVQDHFWDGKGCEMICYCNFSELLCCPKDIFFGPKISFVIPCNNH from the exons ATGAAATTGATAGTTCTTGCTGTCACTGTTGGCCTAACTTTGCTGCTAGGAGTCCAAGCCATGCCTGCAAATCGCCTCTCTTGCTACAGAAAGATACTCCAAGATCGCAACTGTCACAACCTTCCAGAGGGAGTAGCTGACCTGACAAAGATGGATGTAAATGTCCAGGATCATTTCTGGGATGGGAAGGGATGTGAGATGATCTGTTACTGCAACTTCAGCGAATTGCTCTGCTGCCCAAA AGATATCTTCTTTGGACCAAAGATCTCTTTTGTGATTCCTTGCAACAATCACTGA